In Kordiimonas pumila, a single genomic region encodes these proteins:
- the accB gene encoding acetyl-CoA carboxylase biotin carboxyl carrier protein encodes MSKLKEYKELIHELAELLDKSTLSEIEVQEDDFRIRVAREITNTVNYAAPAYPAQPAQQMAAPTHVPDVSAAVIADHPGAIPAPMVGTAYAAPSPESPNFIKVGDMVKEGDTLLIIEAMKVMNQIASSKSGKVKEVFFSDGQPVEYGEILCIIE; translated from the coding sequence ATGTCTAAATTAAAAGAGTATAAAGAACTCATTCATGAACTCGCAGAACTATTAGACAAATCTACATTGTCTGAGATTGAAGTTCAGGAAGATGATTTCCGTATCCGGGTTGCACGCGAAATAACCAATACAGTTAATTACGCCGCACCGGCATACCCAGCCCAGCCTGCTCAACAAATGGCAGCGCCAACACATGTGCCTGATGTTTCAGCAGCCGTTATCGCTGATCATCCTGGTGCTATCCCTGCCCCTATGGTCGGTACCGCTTATGCAGCCCCTTCACCAGAATCACCCAACTTTATAAAAGTAGGTGATATGGTAAAAGAGGGAGACACATTGCTCATTATTGAAGCAATGAAGGTTATGAACCAAATTGCTTCTTCTAAGTCTGGTAAAGTAAAAGAAGTGTTCTTTTCTGATGGTCAGCCTGTCGAATACGGCGAAATTTTGTGTATCATTGAATAG
- the accC gene encoding acetyl-CoA carboxylase biotin carboxylase subunit, with the protein MIEKVLIANRGEIALRIHRACHEMGIKTVAVHSTADSDAMHVRLADESVCIGPPASTNSYLNIPAIISAAEITGADAIHPGYGFLSENARFAEIVNEHDIKFIGPSPEHIRMMGDKITAKETVKKLGIPVVPGSEGGITEDEEARKVCKEIGFPVIIKASAGGGGRGMKIVKKEEDLSTALNACRTEAKAAFGDDAVYIEKFLGKPRHIEFQIIGDSYGNCIHLGERDCSLQRRHQKVLEEAPSPVISEETRMHMGGVVAKAMANFGYCGAGTIEFLYEDGEFYFIEMNTRLQVEHPVTEMITGIDIVREQIRVAAGEKLSYTQDMVRFFGHAIECRINAEHPFTFMPSPGTVTQYHPPGGLNVRCDSAVYTGYKIPPYYDSMVAKLIVSGYTREGCLLRLRRSLEEYVIDGVTTTIPLHQELMKDPDFQNGDYDIHWLEKFLEQKGK; encoded by the coding sequence ATGATTGAAAAAGTCCTGATTGCAAACCGGGGTGAAATTGCCCTTCGCATTCATAGAGCCTGTCATGAAATGGGCATTAAAACGGTTGCTGTACATTCAACGGCAGATAGCGATGCTATGCATGTACGTTTGGCTGACGAATCCGTTTGTATTGGTCCTCCGGCATCAACCAATAGTTATTTAAATATACCAGCCATTATTTCTGCCGCAGAAATTACTGGTGCAGATGCTATTCACCCTGGTTATGGCTTTTTATCAGAAAATGCCCGGTTTGCAGAAATTGTAAACGAGCATGATATCAAATTTATCGGCCCAAGCCCTGAACATATTCGCATGATGGGTGATAAAATCACTGCCAAAGAAACTGTTAAAAAGCTGGGGATACCTGTAGTGCCCGGTTCAGAAGGCGGCATTACTGAGGATGAAGAAGCTCGCAAGGTCTGCAAAGAAATAGGCTTTCCGGTTATCATTAAAGCGTCAGCCGGTGGCGGTGGCCGCGGTATGAAGATCGTTAAAAAAGAAGAAGATCTATCAACTGCCCTCAATGCGTGCCGTACAGAAGCTAAGGCAGCATTTGGTGATGATGCCGTTTACATAGAGAAGTTTCTTGGTAAACCACGCCACATAGAATTTCAGATTATCGGTGATAGTTACGGTAACTGTATTCATTTAGGCGAACGGGATTGTTCTCTTCAACGGCGACACCAAAAGGTTCTTGAAGAAGCCCCTTCCCCAGTCATTAGCGAAGAAACTCGCATGCATATGGGCGGTGTTGTTGCCAAAGCCATGGCTAACTTTGGCTACTGCGGCGCAGGTACTATTGAATTTCTTTATGAGGACGGTGAGTTTTATTTCATTGAAATGAATACCCGACTTCAAGTTGAACACCCTGTCACAGAAATGATTACGGGTATTGATATTGTACGTGAGCAAATTCGCGTAGCGGCCGGTGAAAAGCTTTCCTATACACAAGACATGGTCCGCTTTTTTGGCCATGCTATTGAGTGTCGTATTAATGCCGAGCACCCTTTCACTTTCATGCCTAGCCCGGGAACAGTGACACAGTACCATCCACCAGGTGGTCTTAATGTTCGCTGCGACAGTGCCGTTTACACCGGTTATAAAATACCACCTTACTATGACAGCATGGTAGCGAAGCTTATTGTTTCTGGTTATACGCGCGAGGGCTGCTTACTGCGCCTCAGACGCTCACTTGAAGAATATGTGATTGACGGTGTCACAACAACAATACCGCTTCATCAGGAACTTATGAAGGATCCTGATTTCCAGAATGGTGATTATGACATTCATTGGCTGGAAAAGTTTTTAGAGCAAAAAGGAAAATAA